Within the Pseudomonadota bacterium genome, the region TTCCGTCAAAGACGATGCCGTTGAGTTCAAGTTCCACCTCGCCCAGGTTTTTTCCGGCACGACGCAGCACCGCCTCAACCCGGACCATCAGTTCGCGCAATGAAAAGGGCTTATGGATATAATCATCCGCGCCAGAATTAAAGCCGGTGACAATATCCTCCTCTGCACCCTTGGCAGTGAGCATGATGATCGCCTGGGCCGGTTTCTTTTCCCGCACCCTGCTGCAGATGGCAAATCCGTCCATGGACGGCAGCATCACATCCAGGATGATCAGGTCATAGCGTCCCCTGAGGGCCTTGTCCAACCCCCGGGCCCCGTCATCCGCGCCTTCGGCCTCATAGCCGTTAAAAACCAGAACATCCAGCAGCCCTTTGAGGATCGCCGCATCGTCTTCAACAATGAGGATGCTTGCCTTTGGTTTGTGCATCTGATTTGACCTTCTCAGTAAAGCTCTTTTATTTCGTTCGGTTAGACACGTTATCAACAATTTCTCAACACAATTCAAACACTGTTCCAACAGTTCTTCAACGCATCTTAAACATTTTTTTCAACAAACTCTTAATACCAGCCTTTTAAAGAATTATCAGAAAGAATACAGCCTGCTTCGCTGGGCATAAACAATGGCTAAGCAAGAATTTCGATATTCCAGGAGCAGGGGCGTCGAGAGCGCGGAGGCATACTTCTGGTATGTCGAGCACTCGCGATCCCGATGCGACACAGAAGATCGGAATTATCGCGACGCCACCTTTATTGATTATACACCCTTCCCTGGCATTCCTTATGTAAAAGAAATGCAAAAAAACCCCTCGATCTTTTTACATTTCTTTGAATTGAGCTTTGTCCTCCACGGCCTTACCCTGAAAGAAAGAAGCCACAATATTGTACTAACTATAAAGCCGCAAAAGGAGAAAGCCATGAACAAAAAACATCTAAGACCTCTTATTCTTCTGGGATGCTTGATTGCCCTGACATGCACTGCCATGGCATACGCAACAAAACCAGGCAGCAGTACGATGATCAAACCCCATGCCGGCACCCCCCTAACCGCCACCAACGGCATTGTCACTCTTTCCGGAAATCTCACCCAGAACAAAATCCACACCAATGGCGACGGCACCGTGGCGCTTTCCCTGACCCTGGCTGCCGCAGACATTATAAATCTCGCCGGCAGCGATGGAAGAAATGTCGATATGGTCATCGTCCTTGACCGCAGCGGTTCCATGCAGGGCCAGAAAATAGAGGATGCAAAACAGGCGGTCCTGAACCTGATTACCACTTTATCCACTAAAGACAGGATTGCCCTGGTCTCATATTCCGACGGCGTGCAACGCCACTCGTCGCTGCTTCATGCCACCCCGGCAAACCGCAATATCCTGAGTAACGCAGTGCACGAAATCTACGCCAGCGGCGGCACCAATCTCGGCGCCGGACTTGATACAGGAATCAATATCCTTAAAACCGCCAAAAACACCGGAAACCTGGGACGGATCATTCTGGTTTCAGACGGCCAGGCAAATCAGGGAATTACCGACCCTGAAAGACTGGGGGCCATGGCCTTTTCCGCAGTCAAACATGAATTTGCCGTAACCACCGTTGGCGTGGGCATTGATTTTAACGAAATGCTGATGACCAGCATTGCTGACCGCGGCACGGGAAACTATTATTTTCTTGAAAACCCCGAGTCCTTTGCCGAGGTATTCTTAAAGGAATTTAATAGAACCCGGGTTGCCGCAGCCACTTCCGTTGAGGTCAGAATCCCCCTTGATCATGGCATATCACTGATCCAGGCGGCTGGCTACCCTATTGAAATCAACAATAATCAAGCGATTTTCCGACCGGGAGACCTCTTGTCCGGCCAGGCGCGAAAGCTGTTCATCACCCTGAAAGTTCCCACCAACAAGGAACAGTCCTTTGATCTGAAAGGTATACAGGTTGCCTATTCTCATAAGAACCAGCCCTTTATTGTTGAACTTGCAGATTCTTTTCACATCGCCTGTGTTGCTGACCAACAGGCAGTATTCGCCTCCATAGACAAAACCGAATGGGAAGAAAAGGTCATGCAGGAGGATTTCAACAACCTTCGCAAAGATATTGCCCAGGAAATCAGGGAAGGCAGAAAAGAAGAGGCGCTCAACAAAATCAGCACCTACC harbors:
- a CDS encoding VWA domain-containing protein gives rise to the protein MNKKHLRPLILLGCLIALTCTAMAYATKPGSSTMIKPHAGTPLTATNGIVTLSGNLTQNKIHTNGDGTVALSLTLAAADIINLAGSDGRNVDMVIVLDRSGSMQGQKIEDAKQAVLNLITTLSTKDRIALVSYSDGVQRHSSLLHATPANRNILSNAVHEIYASGGTNLGAGLDTGINILKTAKNTGNLGRIILVSDGQANQGITDPERLGAMAFSAVKHEFAVTTVGVGIDFNEMLMTSIADRGTGNYYFLENPESFAEVFLKEFNRTRVAAATSVEVRIPLDHGISLIQAAGYPIEINNNQAIFRPGDLLSGQARKLFITLKVPTNKEQSFDLKGIQVAYSHKNQPFIVELADSFHIACVADQQAVFASIDKTEWEEKVMQEDFNNLRKDIAQEIREGRKEEALNKISTYRAAQETVGKAIGSAVFDSDGYGAELDELRDTVSRTFAGAPAAVAVQQKQNAKMLQYEGLKGMRAIK
- a CDS encoding response regulator transcription factor yields the protein MHKPKASILIVEDDAAILKGLLDVLVFNGYEAEGADDGARGLDKALRGRYDLIILDVMLPSMDGFAICSRVREKKPAQAIIMLTAKGAEEDIVTGFNSGADDYIHKPFSLRELMVRVEAVLRRAGKNLGEVELELNGIVFDGTRLSAASDGRTVELTRREIDIIVYLHQNKDRIVSKQELLGNVWNYAVTDIETRTVDIHMLKLRKKIGELIGETPFIVTVRGEGYRLEGDW